A single Dermacentor variabilis isolate Ectoservices chromosome 9, ASM5094787v1, whole genome shotgun sequence DNA region contains:
- the RpS29 gene encoding ribosomal protein S29 produces the protein MGHENIWYSHPRKYGPGSRYCRVCANHHGLIRKYGLNICRRCFRQYAADIGFKKLD, from the exons ATGGGTCACGAGAACATCTGGTATTCCCATCCCAGAAAGTACGGACCTGGCTCTCGGTACTG CCGAGTCTGTGCCAATCACCATGGACTCATCCGCAAGTACGGTCTGAACATCTGCCGCCGTTGCTTCCGGCAATACGCTGCTGACATTGGATTTAAGAAG